The window AGAATGTTGCCTACGGCCTTCGCATCCGAAAGCTGCCTGAAGTCGAAATCAAGGCCCGCGTTCGCGAGAGCCTTGACCTGCTCGCGCTTACCCAACTCGCCGGAAGGCTTCCGGGGCAACTCTCGGGCGGTCAGCAACAGCGGGTGTCGATTGCACGCGCGCTTGTCTATCGCCCGCCGGTCCTGTTGCTCGATGAGCCTCTTGCCAATCTCGATGCAAAATTGCGTGTCCAGATGCGCGATGAGATACGACGCGTTCAGCGCTCCCTCGGTATCACCGTGCTTTATGTGACGCACGACCAGGAGGAGGCAATGGCGGTCTCCGACCGGATCGCGGTTTTTGATCAGGGGCGCGTCGCCCAAATCGGTCAGCCCACTGAAATATATGACCGCCCCAATTCACTGTTCGTTGCCGGATTCATAGGCAAGGCGAATTTCCTGCCTGTAGCCATGATTGGCGATCGCGTTTTGCGGCTTGGCGATAAAACGGAGATTGCCGCGGAGCGAATTTGCCTGGGGCCTCCCAATGAGATCCGCGGAGCATCCGCATCCGACCGGTTGCTTCTGATGATTCGTCCCGAGAGTATAGTTCCTGACGAGGACGGACCACTGAATGGCAGGGTGGACCGAATTGAGCACCTCGGTCCGTGGTCGCGCGCCTATGTCATTCTTGATGGGTATGAGACGGAGCTGATGGTCGATCAGCCGCGTGGCGCTCAGCGGAAACTCAAGGAGAACGACACCTGCCAGTTCGGATTCAGCGCTGCAGACGCGACCGTTTTCAGGGGTGAGCCATGACCCCGAAGCGCTATATATTTCCCGATCCCGTCGCCCTTGTGATCAGCATAATCGCCATCATTATCGCCCTGCTGTTCCTGCTTTATCCGCTCCTGAACGGCCTGTTGCTGGCGTTCCTGCGAAATGGGGACGCCTTCGCGGTGAGCAATCTTACACTTGCGAATTTCGAGCGTTTTTTCACTGCCGGCAGCTACAAACGCGCGTTCTTCAACTCCCTTCTCACCAGTGGCGGTGCGACGGTAGTCGCTGCGGTGCTGGGCGTTCCGATGGCGTTCGCCACAGCGAAAGTAGACATCGCGTTTCGGCCGCTTGTGCTTTCGCTCTCGGTTATTCCCCTGATCGCGCCGCCGTTCATTGGAGCCTATGCGTGGGTGATGGTCCTGGGAAACAACGGCATCGCGACCCAGCTCCTGCTCGAATATACCGGCTTGCGGCTGCCGCCCATTTATGGCGCCTGGGGTGTGACCATCGCGCTCGCCCTGAGTTACCTGCCCTTTCTGTTCCTGATGGTGCAGGCGGCACTGGCCGCCGGTGATCCGACTATAGAGGAAGCCGCCCGCATGACGGGTGCTACCAACACCCACATACTGCGTACGATTACGTTGCCGCTGGCCATGCCCGCCATCACTGCCGGAATGCTCATCGTGTTCATCAAGGCGCTCGGAGATTTCGGCGTACCGTCCATCCTTGGTGGAGAGATGCAGGTCCTTCCCACCCTGATCTATTATCAGGTGAACGGCTTCTTCAACCTCAATGCCGCAGCGGCCATCGCCATCGTGAATGTCCTCCTGACGGTCGCTGGGCTGGGCGTGCTGACATGGGTCAATCGGAAAAACGTTGCGACCTTGACCGGCTCGTCGCGCGGCTTCACACGTGCCAGCGGCCGCGGACCACGTTTCGTGGCCAATGTATTCATTTGGACCGTGCTCGCCGTGACGCTGCTTCCACAACTGGTCGTCGCGCTCTACTCTTTCTCGCTGCGATGGGGCGACACGCTTCTGCCTTCGGAATACGGTCTGGCCAATTACAGGGCCGTATGGGCCGACGCGTTATCGTCGATGACAAACAGCATCATCCTTTCGGGCATCGCCACGCTGGCTTGCGTCGTGTTCGGCTCCATTACCGCCTATGCCATGGCGCGCGGACGCGCGGTTTCCAAATGGGCAGTAGATCTCACGATCATGCTTCCCTTCGTCTTGCCCGGCCTGGTGGTGGGTGTCGCATATCTGGCGGCGTTCAACAGCCGACCGCTTCTGTTGACCGGCACCGTGACCATTCTTGTTCTGGCCTATTTCACCCGGCGCGTGGCTTTCGTATTCCGCTCGGCTGTCACTGCTGTCGGCCAGATAGACCCCAAGATTGAAGAAGCATCCACGATATGCGGCGCATCATGGGCATATACGATGCGGCGCATCATGGTGCCGCTCCTTGCCCCCGGCTTGCTCGCTTCGGCCATTCTGGTCTTTGCGACGCTGATCGGCGAGATAAGTGCGACCGTCCTGCTCTATTCGGCAAACTGGAAGCCTATATCGATCGCCATCTACGAGCGTGTGCTGGGCAACGAACTTGCCAAGGCAAGCGCGCTGGGCACGATCTGCAACGTCGCCACCCTGTTTCTTATGGTTGCTGCGAGCAGGCTGGTGGGACGGTCCATGTCGGACATGTTCCGCTAGACTGGGGATGAACCGCGGCGCCTGCGAGCGCCGCGGAATAGCTCTTAGCCTTATTGGCCCGCGATGGCATTCCAGCCATCGACAATGTTTTTGATGGAGGTCGAGAAGTTCGCCAAATTGGAAGGGAAATGGACCTTCTCATAGCTTGAGGCGGGCAGCATCTTTTCCTTGACCTCGGCCGGCAGTTCGATGTCCCGCGTAGGGTGAGCGTAGCCCTGCGCCAGCAGCTGCTGCCCTTCGTCGGAAAACAGGAAATCGAGCGCACCCTTCGCTGCATTGGGATGCGGAGCAAGCTCGCTGGCATATTGCGCGAACAGCATCCCAACCGTTCCGTCGGTGGGAATGATGACCTGCAGCGGCAAGCCGGTCGCGTCGCGCTTGGCGAACCCGTCAAAATCATACACCAGAGAAATCGGGCACTCTCCCTTCTGGATGGACGCCACGTTCAGCACCACGCCATCTCGCAGGTTGCCGCTATCCCGCAAGGTCTTGAGCCATTCGAGTCCGGGCGTGACATTGCTTTCGCCACCGCCATTGGCAAATGCAGCAGCGAGCACGGAAGCCGTGGCATATGTCGAGACGCGCGGGTCGCGGCTGCACACCATGTCCTTGTATTCCGGCTTCAGCAGATCGTTCCATGTCTGCGGCGGCGTTTTCACCTGATCCGTATTGACCAGGAACGCGATGGCCCCCCAATAGGAAGAAGCCCATCGGCCTTCGGGATCCTTGAACTCCGGCTTGATCTTGTCCCAATTGGAATTCTTGTAGGTCGCCGCAAGATTGTTTTCCAGCAGACGCCCCAGAAAGTCATAGCCAATATCCGCGATGTCCATCACCGGCGAATCCTTCTCGGCGAGCAGATGACTGATCTCCTCTGCCGAGGTCATGTCGGTATCGACATGTTCGACGCCATATATTTCCTCGATGCGTTCAAAGATTGAGCCTAAATTGACCCAATCGTCCGACATTCCGTAGGAAACGAGTTTGCCTTCTGTCTTGGCGCCCGCGATTGTTTCCGGACTGCTTTGGGCCTGGGCGTAACCGGCGAGCGGAATGAGCGCGATCGCACACACGGTGGATCGCAATTTTCTGATAATCATTGCACTGACTCCTTCTGGAAGTTTGGTGATTGGTTGCCTTAAGTCGGCTTTTCTTGCCCCGCCCCTCTTGTTGGCTGACCCCTCCATCCGACCACCCACAAGATCGAGAGCGAGATGATCCACGCAAAGACGAAACTCATGAAGGCTAAGGCACTTGCCTGTCGTGCATCGAACCGCGTGAATTCCACGAGATACATGGGAAATGTCTTGAAGCGCGTGCCGACCAGCAGGTTGGCAAGCGCGAACTCCGCAAACGCGGCGGAAAACACCAGCAGGCATCCGTTCACTACACCGGAACTGACGTTCGGCATGATGACCCGGATGAAAATCAGCCAGTGATTGGCGCCGAGACTCTGAGCTGCTTCTGACAGCGTTTTCGTGTCGATCGCTTCCAGAGCGTTCATCACCGCCCGGTACATGAAGGGCAGTGTGATCACGACATAGGAAGCGATCAGGATATTGGCAGTGTTGATGATCGGAAGCGGAACGCCCGAATAGAGGCGGATCAATCCCAATGCCAAAACGACGCCCGGAAGCCCGAATGGCAGGATCGCCAGCAATTCGACGAGCGGCTTGATGCGAGGCAACCGTGTGTGAACCCAATATGCAGTGGGCGCCACGAGCACGAGCGACAGGAAGACGGTGCCTACAGATACGAATAGGGAATTGGCCAGCGAACTCTTGAACGCCGACTTCGAGGTGACTTTCACCCACCATTGGCCTGTCAGCCCTTCAGGCCAAATCGAGCGGTCCCAACGCACCGACACCGAAAACAGCGCAGTCGCGACAACAGGGACGATCATGAAGACCAGAAAAAAGCCAACAACCGCCACGCGCCATATGCTTGACGCCCCCCCAGCAGAATGTTGGTGATCGGCAATCGGTGTCATTTGCCTGTCGCTCCGTTGTTGCGCACAAGAAGCTGATAGGCCGCAACGCAGATCATCATCACGAGCAACGACAGGGCCGCGATTGCGTCGGCGAGAGCCGGGTCGAACTGCACTTCTCCCCGCACCAGGGAGCCGATCTGGACGGTGACCAGATTTACGGAAGACCCTGTGAGCGTCCAGGCTGTAGCGTAAGCTCCGAACGCATTGGCAAAGAGGAGAAAGAAACAGCCGAGCAGGCTGGGCCGCAATATCGGTATGGCGACACGCGACCAGTATTGGCTCTTGGTGGCGCCAAGGCTGGTGGACGCTTCGCGCAATTCCCCGCGCAAACCAAGCAGGGCCGGGATCATGAGCAGGACCGCGAGAGGAAGCTGGAAATACAGATAGGCCAACGCCAGCCCACCGATCGAGTAGATACGAAATGCCGGATAGAGGTTGATGCCCACCTCCTTGAGCAGGAGCGTCACCACCCCCGTTGAGCCGAGCGTTATGATGAAGGCGAACGCCAGGGGCGCACCACCGAAGTTTGCCGTCACATCCGCCAACGCCGTCAGCGCGTTTCGCGTGGCCGAGCGCCTGGAAGTAATAATCGCGTAGGCGACAATCGCTCCCAGGACCGTGCCGCCGAGCGCGCTGACAAAGGAAAGCGCCATGCTGTTGGCAAAGGCCAAGGTCATGGTGGGTGTCATTGCGCGCCCAAAATTGGCGAAGGAGATTCCTCGGTCTGCCGTCAGCGCGGAGGCGACCAGTTTGAAAATGGGAGCGATCTCGAACGCCAGCAGGAAAATCAGCAGCGGCAGCAGTCCAGCCCATGCCCATCTCGCAGACCGCATCATGGGACTTTCCGTGCATCTATCGTCAGGCCGTCGACGGCCAGCGTGACCGGCCCGGAGAACCCGAGAGCGACCTCCTCAAGCAGTCTGGGGCCGAACGTGTCAGGATAGGTGTGTACAAGCACAAGCCGTCTCACCGCTGCGCCCGAGGCAACACGTGCGACGACGTCGGCGGTAAAGTGGTCTTCGGTCGCATGACCGGCACGGAACGAGCATTCGCAGACAAAAATATCGGCATTCCGAGCCAGTGCGTTCAGCACCAAGGGATCGACGGCATCTCCTGAATAGCAGAAAGCCACCCCCCCGGTTTCCACGCGAAATGCAAGGCTGTTCGACGTGTGGCCCGTCAAACCCACTTCGATTTTCATGCCGGCAATGCGGTGATAGCCCACATCGAGTTCGAGGATTAGCAACTCATATGTCTCCGGACGTGCATCCCTGAAGATATCGAGCAGCTGACTGATGAATTGCTTGAGGCCCCTGCACCCGGCCACGGTGAGCGGGGCGGTTCTTGTCCAGCCAGGTGTCGCATTGGCTGCCTGAAGGAGCATGATCAGGTCCAGCGTATGGTCAGGATGAAGATGCGAGATGAAGACCGTTTCTATATCCCGGTAATCCAACCCCGCCCTTGCCAGCCCGGCGAGCGCCCCAGATCCCAGATCGAACACCACCGCACGCTCGCCGAACCTGACGAGGTGGCAGGATGGGCTGCGATTCTTTGCCGGCAATGTGGTTCCAGCACCGACCACCGTTAACTGCATGTCGACCACTGTCATTGGTGCCCCGCCTCGCCTTCTTCCCCGCTATCGGACAGAACCGAGCAATCGCTGGAGGAGAAACCCGCCTGAACGATGTCCCCGCGCCTTAGCTGGGACTGGCTGACGGTGGCCACATCGGCAATCAACTCCCCGATGGGGGTCCTAAGAACGAGTTGCCGGGTGCTTCCTTTGAATGTGACCGTCTCAATGCGCGCAGGATAGGCGTTATCGACTGACATGGTGCCGCCAACGTCGCCAATGCAAACCGCTTCCGGACGCACGAGCACCGTCACGGCCGCGCCGTTCTTTGTGCCGGACAGGCTGGCGGGGTTCACTTTGATCACGTGTTCGCCGACCACGGTCGTTACCTGCCCGGCACGTTTCGCCTTCGCGTCGAACAGGTTCATTCTACCAATGAAGGACGCGACAAACCGGGAAGCCGGCTGCATGTAGATCTGCTCGGGGGTGCCGACCTGCTCGATCCGCCCGCCCCGCATGACCACCACGCGATCGGAGATCGCGAGAGCCTCCTCCTGATCATGCGTCACGAACAGTGTTGTTATGCCGAGCTTGGATTGGATCTCGCGGATCTTGTCTCGTAGGTCGACACGCACGACTGCATCCAGTGCGCTCAGGGGCTCATCCAGCAGAAGCATTCTCGGATCTATCGCCAGGGCGCGAGCGACCGCGATGCGCTGCTGCTGGCCGCCGCTCATCTGGCGCGGATATTTGCCGCCGGCGTCCGAGAGGCTCACTAGGTCCAGTAACTCCTGCACCTTCAGTTCAATGGCGCTTCTATCGCGCTTCGCAATGCGCATTCCGAAGGCGACGTTTTCGGCGGCACTCAGATGCGGAAAGAGCGCGTAATGCTGAAACACGACGCCCATGCCTCGACGATGGGGGGTCTCGTCGAGCAGGTTCTTGCCGGCGATCAACACCCTGCCCGAACTCGCCGATTCAAATCCCGCTATGATGCGCAGCGTTGTTGTCTTGCCGCATCCCGAGGGGCCGAGGAGGGAGACGAATTCCCCCTTCTTGATCGTCAGGTTGAAATCGCCGAGCGCAAGGTGGCCGGAGTATCGTTTTGTTAAAGCGTCTATTTCGACCCAGTCCATTGACCCGCTCCGACCCTCAATCAAAGCGCACGGACGGTGACCATCCCCTCATCGGCTTCAGCGACCATCCTGTTCCGCAGGGGCTGGCCGAACACATCCGCAGAGATCTCATACTCGTCATCGGGCTGCGTCTGGACGCCGGCAGCGTAGCTCATCACGGCCGCACCGAAGAAGTAGGCGTGAAGGTCGCCGGGGCGGCGAAACATCGGATAGCGGAAATGGTAGTGCTCGAGATTCTCTATCGAGTGGGACATATATTTCTCTCCCGACAGGAACTCTTCTTCCCAAACGGTTTTTCCGTTGCGAACTATCCGGGAAACACCACGTACCTCGTCGGGCAGATCACCAAGCAGCAGTTCCGGACCCAGCGAACACGCCCGCAGCTTGGAGTGCGCGAGATAGAGGTAGTTTTTTCCCTCCGTTACATGGTCCGAGTACTCGTTTCCCAGCGCATAGCCGATACGGCAGGGCGCGCCTTTTTCGTCGACAATGTACAAGCCCGCGATCTCGGCCTCCTCGGCGCCCGCTTCTGCAAAATGCGGGAGCGGCAGCGGTTCATCGGGTGCGACAACACAAGTTCCGACGCCTTTGAAAAACCATTCCGGCTGAATGCCGATCGTTCCCTTTGCGGGCTTGCCGCCTTCGAGACCCATCCTGAATATCTTCATGGAATCGGACTCCTCGGCATCCGCCTCGCCATGTCCGATAAGGTGCATGCGGTTGCGCGCAGCTGCGCTGCCGATGTGAGTGAGTCCAGTACCGGTTATCATAAAGCGCGCAGGTTCCGGATGATCGAGAGGAGTCAGCACCCTGCCTTCGCCGAGGAGTGTAAGGTAGTCCGCCGCATCATCGCTCGCCAACTCGGCAACAAGGTCGGCAATCGGCCTGCCGCCGTTTGCGGACTTCAGCGCGAGCTCGAAAACAGTGCTAACTTTCGCCAGGGGATGAATTTTCATCCCATCCCCCACCAGGCCGACATGTCTCTGATTGTTGGCGCTGCGAAACTGAATGATGCGCATGAAGTACCCCTATCGGCTCTTGTCTGCAGTGGACCGGTTTCGCCGTTCGCCCTTGCTGCGTCGCTCAAGAGCGCGCCGCACGTCGGCCTCGGCGTCGTTGAGAAGCGTGACGACCGCCTGCCGCGCACCCTCTTCGTCCCGATCCCTGATCCGGTCGAGCACGCCCTTGTGCAACGGCAATGAATGCCTCTGGCCCCCGCGATCGTCGGACAAGCGGAAGCTTATGAGCAGCGCCATCTCAACGACGCTGCCAAGCGTCGAGATCAATTCATTCCCGGTGAAGCGCATGAGCGCCTGGTGGAACGACAAGTCGGGGCCGGCAAACCTGTCGCTATCGTCTGCCGTCGCGCTCATTTCATCCAGAATTGCCGAAAGCTGCGCGATCTGTTCCGCCGATGCCTTCTTGGCACACAATGCAGCTGCCGCGGGTTCGATCGCTCGACGCAGGTCGAAGATCGACCCGACATCCTCGACACTGGGCGAAGCATAGCGCCATGCCAGGAGGTCCGGGTCGAGGTGGTTCCATTCTGCTCTCGGGCGCACTCGCGTACCCGTCTTGGGGCGCGCTTCTATCATTCCCTTGCCGGAAAGAACCTTAAGCCCTTCGCGAAGCACGCTGCGTCCCACGCCGAGGCGCTCCGACAACTCATCGGCATTCGGGAGGACATCCCCGGCCTTGAACTCGCCGGAGGCAATCAGAAAGCCGAGGCGCTCCACAACCATTCCGTGAAGACTGCCCGAGCTGCGCGCCATCGTATGGGTTCCAGCCAGCGCACCGGCTGCGGTGGATATGCCAAGCGGCCCTTTATTTTTCATATTATTCATAATAATTAATTCCCATGGCCATCGCTCGTTGTCAACTGCGTTTCCAGGTCATGCTTTCTCAAGATCGAAATGATCGGGTCCGTACCGGATCGAAAGCTGGAACGCGGGACGCAGCATAGCGGAGTCGATCCCATATTCCCTCGGTCGCGGCAACAATCGGTCCGCCATGTTTGACCCAGTCAGGAGCAAGAAAGTCGATAATTCTGCCGCCGGCCTCTTCGAGAATCACGGCAGCAGCCGCTACATCCCAGCTTTC is drawn from Rhizobiaceae bacterium and contains these coding sequences:
- a CDS encoding ABC transporter ATP-binding protein, which produces MAGNLRVQDLAKVYQTAAGATTVVNDVSFDVGPGEFFTMLGPSGCGKTTTLRMIAGLETVSRGRVIVDGTDTTSTPARLRNIGMVFQSYALFPHLSVEENVAYGLRIRKLPEVEIKARVRESLDLLALTQLAGRLPGQLSGGQQQRVSIARALVYRPPVLLLDEPLANLDAKLRVQMRDEIRRVQRSLGITVLYVTHDQEEAMAVSDRIAVFDQGRVAQIGQPTEIYDRPNSLFVAGFIGKANFLPVAMIGDRVLRLGDKTEIAAERICLGPPNEIRGASASDRLLLMIRPESIVPDEDGPLNGRVDRIEHLGPWSRAYVILDGYETELMVDQPRGAQRKLKENDTCQFGFSAADATVFRGEP
- a CDS encoding iron ABC transporter permease, encoding MTPKRYIFPDPVALVISIIAIIIALLFLLYPLLNGLLLAFLRNGDAFAVSNLTLANFERFFTAGSYKRAFFNSLLTSGGATVVAAVLGVPMAFATAKVDIAFRPLVLSLSVIPLIAPPFIGAYAWVMVLGNNGIATQLLLEYTGLRLPPIYGAWGVTIALALSYLPFLFLMVQAALAAGDPTIEEAARMTGATNTHILRTITLPLAMPAITAGMLIVFIKALGDFGVPSILGGEMQVLPTLIYYQVNGFFNLNAAAAIAIVNVLLTVAGLGVLTWVNRKNVATLTGSSRGFTRASGRGPRFVANVFIWTVLAVTLLPQLVVALYSFSLRWGDTLLPSEYGLANYRAVWADALSSMTNSIILSGIATLACVVFGSITAYAMARGRAVSKWAVDLTIMLPFVLPGLVVGVAYLAAFNSRPLLLTGTVTILVLAYFTRRVAFVFRSAVTAVGQIDPKIEEASTICGASWAYTMRRIMVPLLAPGLLASAILVFATLIGEISATVLLYSANWKPISIAIYERVLGNELAKASALGTICNVATLFLMVAASRLVGRSMSDMFR
- a CDS encoding extracellular solute-binding protein, which gives rise to MIIRKLRSTVCAIALIPLAGYAQAQSSPETIAGAKTEGKLVSYGMSDDWVNLGSIFERIEEIYGVEHVDTDMTSAEEISHLLAEKDSPVMDIADIGYDFLGRLLENNLAATYKNSNWDKIKPEFKDPEGRWASSYWGAIAFLVNTDQVKTPPQTWNDLLKPEYKDMVCSRDPRVSTYATASVLAAAFANGGGESNVTPGLEWLKTLRDSGNLRDGVVLNVASIQKGECPISLVYDFDGFAKRDATGLPLQVIIPTDGTVGMLFAQYASELAPHPNAAKGALDFLFSDEGQQLLAQGYAHPTRDIELPAEVKEKMLPASSYEKVHFPSNLANFSTSIKNIVDGWNAIAGQ
- a CDS encoding ABC transporter permease, encoding MAVVGFFLVFMIVPVVATALFSVSVRWDRSIWPEGLTGQWWVKVTSKSAFKSSLANSLFVSVGTVFLSLVLVAPTAYWVHTRLPRIKPLVELLAILPFGLPGVVLALGLIRLYSGVPLPIINTANILIASYVVITLPFMYRAVMNALEAIDTKTLSEAAQSLGANHWLIFIRVIMPNVSSGVVNGCLLVFSAAFAEFALANLLVGTRFKTFPMYLVEFTRFDARQASALAFMSFVFAWIISLSILWVVGWRGQPTRGAGQEKPT
- a CDS encoding ABC transporter permease subunit, whose product is MMRSARWAWAGLLPLLIFLLAFEIAPIFKLVASALTADRGISFANFGRAMTPTMTLAFANSMALSFVSALGGTVLGAIVAYAIITSRRSATRNALTALADVTANFGGAPLAFAFIITLGSTGVVTLLLKEVGINLYPAFRIYSIGGLALAYLYFQLPLAVLLMIPALLGLRGELREASTSLGATKSQYWSRVAIPILRPSLLGCFFLLFANAFGAYATAWTLTGSSVNLVTVQIGSLVRGEVQFDPALADAIAALSLLVMMICVAAYQLLVRNNGATGK
- a CDS encoding MBL fold metallo-hydrolase; amino-acid sequence: MTVVDMQLTVVGAGTTLPAKNRSPSCHLVRFGERAVVFDLGSGALAGLARAGLDYRDIETVFISHLHPDHTLDLIMLLQAANATPGWTRTAPLTVAGCRGLKQFISQLLDIFRDARPETYELLILELDVGYHRIAGMKIEVGLTGHTSNSLAFRVETGGVAFCYSGDAVDPLVLNALARNADIFVCECSFRAGHATEDHFTADVVARVASGAAVRRLVLVHTYPDTFGPRLLEEVALGFSGPVTLAVDGLTIDARKVP
- a CDS encoding ABC transporter ATP-binding protein, which codes for MDWVEIDALTKRYSGHLALGDFNLTIKKGEFVSLLGPSGCGKTTTLRIIAGFESASSGRVLIAGKNLLDETPHRRGMGVVFQHYALFPHLSAAENVAFGMRIAKRDRSAIELKVQELLDLVSLSDAGGKYPRQMSGGQQQRIAVARALAIDPRMLLLDEPLSALDAVVRVDLRDKIREIQSKLGITTLFVTHDQEEALAISDRVVVMRGGRIEQVGTPEQIYMQPASRFVASFIGRMNLFDAKAKRAGQVTTVVGEHVIKVNPASLSGTKNGAAVTVLVRPEAVCIGDVGGTMSVDNAYPARIETVTFKGSTRQLVLRTPIGELIADVATVSQSQLRRGDIVQAGFSSSDCSVLSDSGEEGEAGHQ
- a CDS encoding FAH family protein, which translates into the protein MRIIQFRSANNQRHVGLVGDGMKIHPLAKVSTVFELALKSANGGRPIADLVAELASDDAADYLTLLGEGRVLTPLDHPEPARFMITGTGLTHIGSAAARNRMHLIGHGEADAEESDSMKIFRMGLEGGKPAKGTIGIQPEWFFKGVGTCVVAPDEPLPLPHFAEAGAEEAEIAGLYIVDEKGAPCRIGYALGNEYSDHVTEGKNYLYLAHSKLRACSLGPELLLGDLPDEVRGVSRIVRNGKTVWEEEFLSGEKYMSHSIENLEHYHFRYPMFRRPGDLHAYFFGAAVMSYAAGVQTQPDDEYEISADVFGQPLRNRMVAEADEGMVTVRAL
- a CDS encoding FadR family transcriptional regulator; its protein translation is MNNMKNKGPLGISTAAGALAGTHTMARSSGSLHGMVVERLGFLIASGEFKAGDVLPNADELSERLGVGRSVLREGLKVLSGKGMIEARPKTGTRVRPRAEWNHLDPDLLAWRYASPSVEDVGSIFDLRRAIEPAAAALCAKKASAEQIAQLSAILDEMSATADDSDRFAGPDLSFHQALMRFTGNELISTLGSVVEMALLISFRLSDDRGGQRHSLPLHKGVLDRIRDRDEEGARQAVVTLLNDAEADVRRALERRSKGERRNRSTADKSR